A window from Streptomyces sp. NBC_00299 encodes these proteins:
- a CDS encoding helix-turn-helix domain-containing protein, giving the protein MGAWQPLPDDLPPEVRHFVEQLRQLKDRTGLSLVALGARTAYSKSSWQRYLNATQPPPRQAVIALCRVAGTGRDEAERFGVRWELAVQAWPKPAVMPTKAEHEAHGVHGSCAAGGAPREYEEREEYEDDPTLPWWDAPPKEPEPSSSRLLVAAVVLAVVLVLTALIGALALG; this is encoded by the coding sequence ATGGGTGCGTGGCAGCCGCTGCCCGACGATCTGCCGCCGGAGGTGCGGCACTTCGTGGAGCAGTTGCGGCAGCTCAAGGACCGCACGGGCCTGAGCCTGGTCGCGCTGGGCGCGCGCACCGCGTACAGCAAGTCCTCCTGGCAGCGCTACCTCAACGCCACCCAGCCCCCGCCCCGGCAGGCGGTCATCGCGCTGTGCCGGGTGGCGGGGACCGGCAGGGACGAGGCGGAGCGCTTCGGGGTGCGGTGGGAACTGGCCGTGCAGGCATGGCCGAAGCCCGCGGTGATGCCGACGAAGGCGGAGCACGAAGCGCACGGGGTGCACGGGTCGTGTGCGGCGGGCGGGGCGCCCAGGGAGTACGAGGAGCGCGAGGAGTACGAGGACGACCCCACCCTGCCGTGGTGGGACGCGCCGCCGAAGGAACCGGAGCCGTCGTCGAGTCGGCTGCTGGTGGCCGCCGTCGTGCTCGCCGTGGTTCTGGTGCTGACGGCGCTGATCGGGGCCCTTGCGCTGGGGTGA
- a CDS encoding DUF3017 domain-containing protein, whose product MSAEGGVGKTRDTEDVEEIEVRDPVSAPDAEGKPRRTTRRFPLFTRDTARPEGGGRAASGDAPAPARQWPVLLVLGLVAVGLLITALDVFRVGTLVIGSALLAGAVLRWFLPSVGMLAVRSRFTDIVTYGVLGLVIVLLALMAQPDPLLRVPFLKDALHFTVDS is encoded by the coding sequence GTGTCGGCTGAGGGCGGCGTCGGCAAGACGCGGGACACCGAGGACGTCGAGGAGATCGAGGTCCGGGATCCGGTGAGCGCACCGGACGCGGAGGGCAAACCCCGGCGCACCACTCGCCGCTTCCCGCTGTTCACCAGGGACACGGCACGCCCCGAGGGCGGCGGCCGAGCCGCGTCCGGTGACGCCCCGGCGCCCGCCCGGCAGTGGCCGGTCCTGCTGGTGCTGGGCCTGGTCGCGGTGGGTCTGTTGATCACCGCGCTCGACGTGTTCCGGGTCGGCACCCTGGTGATCGGCAGCGCCCTGCTGGCCGGCGCGGTGCTGCGGTGGTTCCTGCCCAGTGTCGGCATGCTCGCCGTGCGCTCCCGCTTCACGGACATAGTGACGTACGGCGTGCTGGGCCTCGTGATCGTGCTGCTGGCGTTGATGGCGCAGCCGGACCCGTTGCTGAGGGTCCCGTTCCTGAAGGACGCCCTGCATTTCACGGTGGACAGCTGA
- a CDS encoding bifunctional methylenetetrahydrofolate dehydrogenase/methenyltetrahydrofolate cyclohydrolase — MTAQILDGKATAAAIKSDLTARVAALKEKGITPGLGTILVGEDPGSQKYVAGKHRDCAQVGIASIQRELPATATQEEIEAVVRELNEDPACTGYIVQLPLPKGIDENRILELMDPDKDADGLHPMNLGRLVLNEPAPLPCTPNGVLTLLRRYGVEIKGAEVVVVGRGVTIGRPMPLLLTRRSENATVTQCHTGTRDLSAHLKRADIIIAAAGSAHLIRPEDVKPGAAVLDVGVSRSAEGKIVGDVHPGVAEVAGWISPNPGGVGPMTRAQLLVNVVEAAERSVG; from the coding sequence ATGACCGCCCAGATTCTCGATGGCAAGGCCACCGCAGCCGCGATCAAGTCCGATCTGACCGCCCGCGTGGCGGCGCTGAAGGAGAAGGGCATCACGCCCGGCCTCGGCACGATCCTGGTCGGGGAGGACCCCGGCAGCCAGAAGTACGTCGCCGGCAAGCACCGCGACTGCGCCCAGGTCGGCATCGCCTCCATCCAGCGCGAGCTGCCCGCCACGGCCACGCAGGAGGAGATCGAGGCGGTCGTCCGCGAGCTGAACGAGGACCCGGCCTGCACCGGCTACATCGTCCAGCTGCCGCTGCCCAAGGGCATCGACGAGAACCGGATCCTGGAGCTCATGGACCCGGACAAGGACGCCGACGGCCTCCACCCGATGAACCTGGGCCGTCTGGTCCTCAACGAGCCCGCTCCGCTGCCCTGCACCCCCAACGGCGTCCTCACCCTCCTTCGCCGCTACGGCGTCGAGATCAAGGGCGCCGAGGTCGTGGTGGTCGGCCGCGGCGTGACCATCGGCCGCCCGATGCCGCTGCTGCTGACCCGGCGCAGTGAGAACGCGACGGTGACCCAGTGCCACACCGGCACGCGGGACCTGTCCGCACACCTGAAGCGCGCGGACATCATCATCGCCGCCGCGGGCTCCGCCCACCTGATCCGCCCCGAGGACGTGAAGCCCGGCGCCGCCGTCCTCGACGTCGGTGTCTCGCGCAGCGCCGAGGGCAAGATCGTGGGCGACGTCCACCCCGGCGTCGCCGAGGTGGCCGGCTGGATCTCCCCCAACCCCGGTGGTGTGGGCCCGATGACGCGGGCGCAGCTGCTGGTCAACGTGGTCGAGGCGGCGGAGCGCAGTGTCGGCTGA